GGGCTTCGGCGGAAGTCGCGGCTGCGGTGGTGTTGGTTGTATCTGCCATGAATTAGTCCTTCTTCGCTTTCTTGCGGGCGGTGCGAGTGCTCTTGGCCGGTGCGGCATTGACGCGAACCGGAGCGGCTGCCTTCTCCGCAGCGAGGGTACGCTGACGCTCGACGGTCTTGATGCGGGCGACATCGAGCTTGAGTGTCCGCAGCTTCTTCAGGCCTTCGGTGTTGCCGAGGGTCTTCTGAAAGCGAATGCGGAAGAGCTGCTCGCCGGCCTGCGCCGCTTGCGTCTTGAGCTCGTCATCACTGAGGTTACTGATCTTTTCGAAATCCATTGTCTTTTTCCTTGACTGCTAAAACTACTTGGCCGCAACCGTCGCCTTAACATCGTGGCGCTGGACGAAGCTGGTCTTGAGCGGGAGCTTGTGGGCCGCGAGACGCATGGCCTCTTTGGCCAGCTCCGGGCTGACGCCTTCCATCTCGAACAGGATCCGGCCGGGACGAACCACGCAGACCCAGTGGTCTGGTGCGCCCTTACCTTTACCCATACGGGTTTCGGCTGGCTTCTTGGTGATCGGCTTGTCCGGAAACAGACGCAGCCAGACTTTGCCGCCACGCTTGATGAAGCGCGTCATTGCGATACGGCTGGCTTCGATCTGGCGGTCGGTAATGTAACCGCACTCCATCACCTTCAGGCCGTAATCGCCGAACGAGAGATCTGAGCCGCGCCACGCCTTGCCGCACATGCGGCCGCGCTGCTGCTTGCGATACTTGACCTTCTTTGGCATCAACATATAAAAACCCTCTTACCCTCGGGGGCTCAGGCCCCGTCGCGTTTACTCTGCGGCAGGCAACGGTTGAACCGTGCCCGCCTGAAACCTTACGACGCGAATGCGCCGGTTGTGACAACTTGGTCGCGACGCTTCTTCTGTTCGTAGATGTCGCCACGATAGACCCAGGTCTTGACTCCGATGATGCCGTAGGTGGTGTGAGCCTCGGCGAAACCGTAGTCGATGTCGGCGCGCAGCGTGTGCAACGGCAGACGGCCCTGGAGATACCACTCGGAGCGTGCAATCTCGTTTCCGTTGAGACGGCCGGAGACGCGAACCTTGATGCCCTTGCAACCGAAGCGGAGGGCAGAGTCCACGCTCTTGCGCATCGCGCGGCGGAAACTGACACGCTTTTCGAGCTGGAGGGCGATGTTCTCGGCAACCAGCTGAGCATCGAGCTCCGGCTTGTTGACCTCGAGGATATCGATGAAGACCTCGCGGCTGGTGCGCTTCTGGATGTCAGCCTTCAGCTTGTCGATCTCAGCGCCCTTGCGACCGATGATGATGCCCGGACGTGCTGTGCGAATGATGAGACGCAGCTTGTTGCCCGGACGCTCCACTTCAACGGAGCTGACGCCGGCGGCCTTCAGCTTCTCGCGCAACTCAGCCTTCAGCTTGACGTCTTCGACCAGCAGCTTGTCATAGCCGCGCTCTACGAACCAGCGTGACTTCCACGGCTTGTTGATGCCGAGGCGAAAACCATACGGATGGACTTTCTGTCCCATATCTTCCCTTTACTCCGTGCCCGTTGCCGGTTGAGCCGGTGGGCGGTGAACCAAAACTCTAAGTTTACTAGAAACGGCTACAGGAAGCTGTTTACTTTTCAGTCTTCTTGGTTGCCGTCTTCTTCGCGGCTGCCTTCTTGACTGCGGGCTTCTTCGCCGCGGTCTTGGTGGCTGCCTTCTTCGTTGTCTTCTTCGCTGCCGATGCTGGGGTGGCCTCGGCGGATGCGCTTACCGCATTGGCCGACTTCTTCTCAGCGACAGTAACGATAATGTGTGCGAGCCTGCGCTGATAGCGGAAGGCACGGCCCATTGGGGCAGGCCGGATACGCTTCATGCGTGGACCTTCGTTCGCAACCGCGGTCTTGACGTACAGGTTATCGACGTCAACATCGAGACCCTGCTCTTGCGAGACGTAGTTGGCGTTCTGGATCGCCGACCGCAGAACCTTTTCCACCACCGGAGCCATACGCTTGGTGCTGAAGTGAACGGTGTTGAGAGCCTGCTCGACGCGGAGACCCTTGATGAGGTCGAGAACGAGCTTCGCCTTCTGCGGGCTAGTGCGCTGGAACTTTGCCTCAGCGCGGAACTCTCGGATTTTCTCTGCTACTGCCTTAGCCATGAT
This region of Edaphobacter dinghuensis genomic DNA includes:
- the rpmC gene encoding 50S ribosomal protein L29, whose product is MDFEKISNLSDDELKTQAAQAGEQLFRIRFQKTLGNTEGLKKLRTLKLDVARIKTVERQRTLAAEKAAAPVRVNAAPAKSTRTARKKAKKD
- the rplV gene encoding 50S ribosomal protein L22; amino-acid sequence: MAKAVAEKIREFRAEAKFQRTSPQKAKLVLDLIKGLRVEQALNTVHFSTKRMAPVVEKVLRSAIQNANYVSQEQGLDVDVDNLYVKTAVANEGPRMKRIRPAPMGRAFRYQRRLAHIIVTVAEKKSANAVSASAEATPASAAKKTTKKAATKTAAKKPAVKKAAAKKTATKKTEK
- the rplP gene encoding 50S ribosomal protein L16, with amino-acid sequence MLMPKKVKYRKQQRGRMCGKAWRGSDLSFGDYGLKVMECGYITDRQIEASRIAMTRFIKRGGKVWLRLFPDKPITKKPAETRMGKGKGAPDHWVCVVRPGRILFEMEGVSPELAKEAMRLAAHKLPLKTSFVQRHDVKATVAAK
- the rpsC gene encoding 30S ribosomal protein S3, whose product is MGQKVHPYGFRLGINKPWKSRWFVERGYDKLLVEDVKLKAELREKLKAAGVSSVEVERPGNKLRLIIRTARPGIIIGRKGAEIDKLKADIQKRTSREVFIDILEVNKPELDAQLVAENIALQLEKRVSFRRAMRKSVDSALRFGCKGIKVRVSGRLNGNEIARSEWYLQGRLPLHTLRADIDYGFAEAHTTYGIIGVKTWVYRGDIYEQKKRRDQVVTTGAFAS